In Malus sylvestris chromosome 16, drMalSylv7.2, whole genome shotgun sequence, the following are encoded in one genomic region:
- the LOC126609260 gene encoding uncharacterized protein LOC126609260 — translation MVQTCVKQMHKDPTTDQLTCQKHPNQILTPWYKVSLILKDVTNEISALIIGKSGEKLFGIACKDLVMNQMLVDQQQLPNKFLRLIGQKKIFHLRFGNRRNNFNSIDVLIHNVSEDTSIEPITPQTLSKELIVCSTIVSSSTSTPEPSDQSYKRKREFVRRVLFIPSEQRLLYQ, via the exons atggtacaaacatgtgTAAAGCAAATGCACAAGGATCCAACAACTGACCAACTCACTTGCCAAAAGCACCCAAACCAGATTCTAACACCTTG GTATAAAGTCAGTTTGATTCTTAAAGATGTTACTAATGAAATCAGTGCTTTAATAATTGGGAAATCTGGTGAAAAGCTCTTTGGTATTGCATGCAAAGATTTGGTTATGAATCAAATGTTAGTTGACCAACAACAACTGCCAAACAAATTCTTAAGATTGATTGGTCAAAAGAAAATCTTCCACTTGCGGTTTGGAAATAGGAGAAATAACTTCAACTCAATCGATGTGCTCATTCACAATGTATCCGAAGACACAAGCATCGAACCAATCACTCCACAAACGTTATCAAAGGAGTTGATAGTGTGTTCCACCATTGTATCCTCTTCTACCTCAACACCTGAACCAAGTGATCAATCTTATAAACGAAAAAGAGAATTTGTGAGAAGAGTGCTTTTCATTCCTAGTGAACAAAG GTTGCTTTATCAATGA
- the LOC126608428 gene encoding uncharacterized protein LOC126608428, with protein MRPAKSCTGYAECACRSERERIVYGKKKAYYTWKNRWCFLYNDWEYDKGVTPERRVLTHFQTVVTRGTIQLFGQELSDIEKVLRVPKEDRHLSKLRPLFRRYGFQPLVSESQGRSMEKVSKKTGTSTHKRKAPVLVPSEDILPHKKIHKFRGEPSVRPKSQDGVLKGPAFRKTGVEAVENAAAVVAGEGSRLLPHPLTMEHTVQESDPGSRHEGKGKERAGSVPWKDLRVATRPKDFGDINNCLAGRRFAFDELGEPLAKDESDCDRMLKLSSYVMAEYHDRLQEVERYKAKLKENKQLVDEARRNKGLLTQALQLKDETMESLKRRNGENLRLKKLFEATKKQLEVATLEVSKVRGELDGALVEISELEKIIPTEREAAVQEYLSSSTFHLAIKPYCAQEARFEKRKWMAVLDRYDDVSILRKYHEDIDEHHRKGETFVLAVDPSSEDESDNEGSADAQTQHGEEDLGDAEDDGRTRSDTARGSASDENE; from the exons atgcgcccagcaaaatcatgcactggttatgccgagtgtgcatgtcggagtgagagagagcgtattgtgtatggtaagaaaaaggcatactacacatggaaaaaccgttggtgctttctgtataatgattgggagtatgataagggtgtcacgcctgagcgacgtgtgcttactcacttccagactgtag tgacgcggggcaccatccaactgtttgggcaggagctatctgacatagagaaggtgttgagggtgcccaaagaggatagacacttaagcaagctacgacccttatttcgtcggtacggtttccaacccttagtttccgagagccagggacgatcga tggagaaggtaagcaagaaaacagggactagcacccataaaaggaaagcaccagtgttagttccttcggaagacatcctaccgcataagaaaattcataagttccgAGGGGAACCATCCGTTAGACCTAAGTCCCAAGATGGGGTCCTTAAGGGGCCTGCCTTTAGGAAGACTGGAGTCGAGGCCGTTGAAAATGCTGCTGCCGTAGTTGCAGGAGAAGGGAGCCGACTGTTGCCTCATCCTCTTACTATGGAGCACACTGTCCAGGAAAGTGATCCTGGTTCCCGCCATGAggggaaaggcaaggaaagagctggcagtgtcccgtggaaggacttgagggttgccacgcggccaaaggattttggggatatcaacaattgcttggcagggcgtcgattcgccttcgatgagctcggagagcccttagctaaggatgaatcggattgcgaccgaatgttgaagctgtcttcatat gtcatggccgagtatcacgacagactgcaagaggttgagcggtacaaggcaaaactgaaggagaataagcagcttgtggacgaggcccgaaggaataagggacttttgactcaggctctccaactgaaggacgaaaccatggagagcttgaaaaggcgaaatggtgagaacctaaggcttaagaaattgtttgaggcaactaaaaaacagttggaggtggctaccttggaagtatccaaggttaggggagaattggatggtgccttagttgagatttctgaactggagaagatcattccaactgaaagggaggctgctgtgcaagaatacttaagttcttcgacctttcatcttgctattaaaccctactgtgctcaagaagctcgctttgaaaaaaggaaatggatggccgtccttgatcgttatgatgatgtgagcattcttcgaaaataccacgaagatatagatgagcatcatcgaaagggcgagacatttgtccttgctgttgatcctagcagcgaagatgagtctgataatgaaggtagtgctgatgcacagactcagcatggtgaagaggatcttggggatgcagaggatgatggtaggacgcggagtgatactgccaggggttcggcttcagatgagaatgaatag